The Prunus persica cultivar Lovell chromosome G8, Prunus_persica_NCBIv2, whole genome shotgun sequence genome includes a region encoding these proteins:
- the LOC18768567 gene encoding probable E3 ubiquitin-protein ligase ARI2 isoform X2 produces MEDCLGSDDEYYYSDQDSLDGIENEDSDPQWIPPKGTTTKVITKESLLSAQKEDLRRVMDLLFLREHHARTLLIHYRWDVEKLFAVLVEKGKPCLFSEAGVTLVEHEDLDPPLPNSPVMCAICIEDVPSVDTTKMDCGHCFCNSCWTEHFVVKINEGQSKRIRCMAHKCNAICDESVVRNLVSKRHPHLAEKFDRFLLESYIEDNKRVKWCPSTPHCGNAIRVEDDEFCEIECTCGLQFCFSCLSQAHSPCSCLMWELWAKKCRDESETVNWITVHTKPCPKCHKPVEKNGGCNLVSCICGQAFCWLCGGATGRDHTWSSIAGHSCGRYKEDKEQNAERAKRDLYRYMHYHNRYKAHTDSFKLESNLKESIQKKVAVSEEKDSRLRDFSWVNNGLSRLFRSRRVLSYSYPFAFYMFGEELFKDEMTKEEREIKQHLFEDQQQQLEENVEKLSKFLEAPFDDYKENEVMDIRMQVINLSAITDTLCQKMYDCIESDLLGSLQLGIHNIAPYRSKGIEKASELTVCWVNKANNADKDLQLHCGTSGNVLI; encoded by the exons GTAATTACCAAAGAATCTCTGTTGTCGGCACAG aagGAGGATTTGCGTAGGGTGATGGACTTACTTTTCCTGAGGGAGCACCATGCCAGGACTTTGCTTATTCATTACCGCTGGGATGTTGAGAAGCTTTTTGCAGTCCTTGTAGAGAAAGGAAAACCTTGCTTGTTTTCTGAAGCAGGTGTAACTCTTGTTGAGCATGAAGATCTTGACCCACCACTGCCGAATTCTCCAGTAATGTGTGCTATTTGTATAGAAGATGTACCTAGTGTTGACACGACAAAAATGGACTGTGGACATTGCTTTTGCAACAGTT GTTGGACAGAACATTTTGTTGTAAAGATAAATGAGGGTCAAAGTAAGCGCATTAGGTGCATGGCTCACAAATGCAATGCCATTTGTGACGAATCTGTGGTCAGAAATCTAGTCAGTAAGAGGCATCCTCATCTTGCTGAGAAATTTGATCGTTTTCTTCTTGAGTCATACATTGAGGACAATAAAAGGGTCAAGTGGTGCCCAAGTACTCCTCATTGTGGGAATGCAATACGCGTGGAGGATGATGAGTTTTGCGAGATAGAATGTACTTGTGGTCTGCAGTTTTGTTTCAGTTGTTTATCACAAGCTCATTCACCTTGTTCATGTTTGATGTGGGAGCTTTGGGCCAAGAAGTGCCGAGATGAATCAGAGACAGTTAATTGGATCACTGTCCATACAAAACCTTGTCCCAAGTGTCACAAACCTGTGGAGAAGAATGGTGGCTGCAACCTCGTAAGCTGTATCTGTGGACAAGCATTTTG TTGGCTATGTGGCGGAGCCACTGGTCGAGACCATACATGGTCAAGTATTGCAGGTCATAGTTGTGGTCGGTACAAAGAAGATAAAGAGCAAAACGCTGAGCGTGCAAAGCGGGATCTTTACCGATATATGCACTATCATAACCGTTACAAAGCTCATACTGATTCCTTTAAGCTTGAAAGTAACTTAAAGGAGAGTATACAAAAGAAGGTGGCAGTTTCAGAGGAGAAGGACTCGAGGCTCAGAGATTTCAGCTGGGTAAATAATGGACTCTCCAGACTTTTCAGGTCAAGGAGAGTTCTTTCATATTCATACCCATTTGCTTTTTACATGTTTGGAGAAGAGCTGTTTAAGGATGAGATGACAAAGGAGGAAAGGGAAATAAAACAGCATTTGTTTGAGGACCAGCAGCAGCAACTtgaggaaaatgttgagaaATTATCCAAGTTCTTGGAGGCACCTTTTGATGATTATAAGGAGAATGAAGTTATGGACATAAGGATGCAAGTGATCAATCTCTCAGCAATCACTGATACCCTCTGTCAGAAAAT GTATGACTGCATTGAGAGTGATCTATTGGGTTCTCTACAACTTGGTATCCACAATATAGCTCCTTACAGGTCAAAGGGCATTGAGAAGGCATCAGAACTTACTGTTTGTTGGGTCAATAAAGCTAATAATGCTGATAAAGATCTACAATTGCATTGTGGCACAAGTG GGAATGTTTTAATCTGA
- the LOC18768832 gene encoding DNA-directed RNA polymerases II, IV and V subunit 11, which translates to MNAPDRYERFVVPEGTKKVSYERDTKIINAASFTIEREDHTIGNILRMQLHRDENVLFAGYKLPHPLQYKIIVRIHTTSQSSPMQAYNQAINDLDKELDHLKSCFEAEVAKHSVEY; encoded by the exons ATGAATGCCCCAGATCGATACGAAAGATTTGTTGTCCCTGAAGGCACCAAAAA GGTGTCATATGAGAGGGACACAAAGATCATAAACGCAGCATCCTTTACAATTGAGAGAGAGGACCACACCATTGGAAACATCCTCCGCAT GCAGTTGCACAGGGATGAGAATGTTCTATTTGCGGGTTACAAGCTTCCTCACCCCCTTCAGTACAAGATTATTGTCAGG ATTCACACCACCAGCCAGTCTTCACCAATGCAGGCATATAACCAGGCTATTAATGATCTTGACAAGGAACTGGACCATTTAAAGAGTTGTTTTGAG GCTGAGGTGGCAAAGCATTCAGTGGAGTACTAA
- the LOC18768567 gene encoding probable E3 ubiquitin-protein ligase ARI2 isoform X1, producing the protein MEDCLGSDDEYYYSDQDSLDGIENEDSDPQWIPPKGTTTKVITKESLLSAQKEDLRRVMDLLFLREHHARTLLIHYRWDVEKLFAVLVEKGKPCLFSEAGVTLVEHEDLDPPLPNSPVMCAICIEDVPSVDTTKMDCGHCFCNSCWTEHFVVKINEGQSKRIRCMAHKCNAICDESVVRNLVSKRHPHLAEKFDRFLLESYIEDNKRVKWCPSTPHCGNAIRVEDDEFCEIECTCGLQFCFSCLSQAHSPCSCLMWELWAKKCRDESETVNWITVHTKPCPKCHKPVEKNGGCNLVSCICGQAFCWLCGGATGRDHTWSSIAGHSCGRYKEDKEQNAERAKRDLYRYMHYHNRYKAHTDSFKLESNLKESIQKKVAVSEEKDSRLRDFSWVNNGLSRLFRSRRVLSYSYPFAFYMFGEELFKDEMTKEEREIKQHLFEDQQQQLEENVEKLSKFLEAPFDDYKENEVMDIRMQVINLSAITDTLCQKMYDCIESDLLGSLQLGIHNIAPYRSKGIEKASELTVCWVNKANNADKDLQLHCGTSGGSTEPEQPSGSGSSDESGCSSRKRARKGALGGGFFDLNLPAEVIDKSDS; encoded by the exons GTAATTACCAAAGAATCTCTGTTGTCGGCACAG aagGAGGATTTGCGTAGGGTGATGGACTTACTTTTCCTGAGGGAGCACCATGCCAGGACTTTGCTTATTCATTACCGCTGGGATGTTGAGAAGCTTTTTGCAGTCCTTGTAGAGAAAGGAAAACCTTGCTTGTTTTCTGAAGCAGGTGTAACTCTTGTTGAGCATGAAGATCTTGACCCACCACTGCCGAATTCTCCAGTAATGTGTGCTATTTGTATAGAAGATGTACCTAGTGTTGACACGACAAAAATGGACTGTGGACATTGCTTTTGCAACAGTT GTTGGACAGAACATTTTGTTGTAAAGATAAATGAGGGTCAAAGTAAGCGCATTAGGTGCATGGCTCACAAATGCAATGCCATTTGTGACGAATCTGTGGTCAGAAATCTAGTCAGTAAGAGGCATCCTCATCTTGCTGAGAAATTTGATCGTTTTCTTCTTGAGTCATACATTGAGGACAATAAAAGGGTCAAGTGGTGCCCAAGTACTCCTCATTGTGGGAATGCAATACGCGTGGAGGATGATGAGTTTTGCGAGATAGAATGTACTTGTGGTCTGCAGTTTTGTTTCAGTTGTTTATCACAAGCTCATTCACCTTGTTCATGTTTGATGTGGGAGCTTTGGGCCAAGAAGTGCCGAGATGAATCAGAGACAGTTAATTGGATCACTGTCCATACAAAACCTTGTCCCAAGTGTCACAAACCTGTGGAGAAGAATGGTGGCTGCAACCTCGTAAGCTGTATCTGTGGACAAGCATTTTG TTGGCTATGTGGCGGAGCCACTGGTCGAGACCATACATGGTCAAGTATTGCAGGTCATAGTTGTGGTCGGTACAAAGAAGATAAAGAGCAAAACGCTGAGCGTGCAAAGCGGGATCTTTACCGATATATGCACTATCATAACCGTTACAAAGCTCATACTGATTCCTTTAAGCTTGAAAGTAACTTAAAGGAGAGTATACAAAAGAAGGTGGCAGTTTCAGAGGAGAAGGACTCGAGGCTCAGAGATTTCAGCTGGGTAAATAATGGACTCTCCAGACTTTTCAGGTCAAGGAGAGTTCTTTCATATTCATACCCATTTGCTTTTTACATGTTTGGAGAAGAGCTGTTTAAGGATGAGATGACAAAGGAGGAAAGGGAAATAAAACAGCATTTGTTTGAGGACCAGCAGCAGCAACTtgaggaaaatgttgagaaATTATCCAAGTTCTTGGAGGCACCTTTTGATGATTATAAGGAGAATGAAGTTATGGACATAAGGATGCAAGTGATCAATCTCTCAGCAATCACTGATACCCTCTGTCAGAAAAT GTATGACTGCATTGAGAGTGATCTATTGGGTTCTCTACAACTTGGTATCCACAATATAGCTCCTTACAGGTCAAAGGGCATTGAGAAGGCATCAGAACTTACTGTTTGTTGGGTCAATAAAGCTAATAATGCTGATAAAGATCTACAATTGCATTGTGGCACAAGTG GAGGATCAACGGAACCAGAACAACCTTCAGGTTCTGGAAGTTCAGATGAGAGCGGATGCTCTTCTCGAAAGCGTGCTAGGAAGGGGGCTCTTGGAGGTGGTTTTTTTGATCTGAACTTGCCAGCAGAGGTTATTGACAAATCTGATTCATGA